The genomic region GGAGTCTGGTTTGTAACACCATGTCTTCTCATAAATTAAGAGCTTAATAGTGATCATCTTATTTGatttcttgtaaaaaaaaaattgatttaaacTAACTTTAGTAAATAATTAACAGTTATTCTTCTTCCATAGCTGATATGGAGAACAAGACCAATGGATCAGTAGAAACCAAAAAGTAAATAAGCTTTTATTATTTTGCAAGTATACATGAACAGCATGCAATACAAAAATACTGAGGGTTGATTTATTTAACTGTATATTTTTTGAAAGGATAATTGATATTGATTTATTCTATTGAAATTGAAAGACTTCTTCATGTTTTTGACACAGAAATATTAGGGTTTATGGTCAAAACATCAAACAGTGTCTGTTACATTATTTTCCTCagcatatatgcacatacacatacgcttCACAGCTCCATAGCAGTGAATGGTTTAATGTTTCTTTGCAGCACAGTGGAAAATGGGCAGTTCCCTGACCCCTCAGACTGGGCTGTGACTGATGTTGTTGACTACTTCAAAGCAGCCGGATTTGAGGAACAGGCCACTGCCTTCAAGGATCAGGTAGAATAGTGTGTCTTTTTGTTCTTGGTAAGCTGCTGAAAGTAATGTACATCTGTGCCGAGTCTGAACTCCAAGTCTGAACTGCAAGTTCACATTCTACCAACTCTAGGCAACCATGttaagtatataaaaaaaaaattacgattTCTGCTTCTCCAAACTGCCATGTTTCTTTGGTTCCATGTGAATATCCCCTAACATTAATTGCATGAAAATACAATAGCCTAACAGTTGCATGTATATGATGAGGATAAAGTATTGTCCTGCCATGGTGACAATGGTGGTGGTTTACAGTGTGACTTATAAATGCTGTAAGTGGCGAGTTTAAATGTGAACGAGGCCAGAAAATCTCTAATTTTCAGTAGTTTACAGGCTCTATAGGTAATATAAATTGTTTGCAATTACGTCTTCCAGGAAATTGATGGCAAGTCCCTGCTTCTGATGACGCGCAATGACGTGTTGACCGGCCTATCCATCAAACTGGGACCTGCGCTGAAGATCTATGAGTACCACGTCAAGCCGCTGCAGACGCAGCACCTGAAGAGCAATGCGGCGT from Clupea harengus chromosome 25, Ch_v2.0.2, whole genome shotgun sequence harbors:
- the LOC105891341 gene encoding sterile alpha motif domain-containing protein 13, with the translated sequence MFLMDEPSNQQQSSVKMATDMPAADSKESADMENKTNGSVETKNTVENGQFPDPSDWAVTDVVDYFKAAGFEEQATAFKDQEIDGKSLLLMTRNDVLTGLSIKLGPALKIYEYHVKPLQTQHLKSNAA